Proteins from one Sabethes cyaneus chromosome 2, idSabCyanKW18_F2, whole genome shotgun sequence genomic window:
- the LOC128733860 gene encoding peroxisome assembly protein 12-A isoform X1 produces MAAKGAHITQNIETRPSIFEVVAADSLNATFYPALKKVANFLATIKPNTFGYLLRYYDEIYALFNCIVQSYYLRNKGGSLAEIFYGLTRISKRTLSFNQNRERWSLVCLVIAPYFYNKIKQMLQEWKNDYDNGKTISDEKRKFLQLIPYGKALFEAIKLYHCVLYLAGKSSTHSPVLWWLGLTLTYLTEEEESWTLKDVLSGQVKLATIWSIFLLKSLELSAFFLQFIEWWQNEANMGDLSRLPVPEAPETDLNSERYKNICPLCLQKWIVPTAVSVSGYVYCYQCIITYVQQKKQCAVSKYPATINDLVRVFDDDE; encoded by the exons atGGCTGCAAAAGGCGCGCATATAACGCAAAATATTGAAACACGTCCGTCGATATTTGAAGTTGTAGCTGCAGATTCACTGAATGCAACTTTTTATCCAGCTCTAAAAAAAGTAGCAAAT TTTCTAGCAACTATCAAGCCCAATACCTTCGGCTATTTACTGAGGTATTACGATGAAATATATGCATTGTTTAATTGCATCGTACAAAGTTATTACCTGCGAAACAAGGGCGGTTCATTGGCAGAAATATTTTACGGTTTAACGCGGATTTCAAAGAGAACATTGAGTTTCAATCAAAATAGGGAGCGGTGGTCTTTAGTATGCTTAGTCATAGCACCAtatttttacaacaaaattaagCAAATGTTACAGGAATGGAAAAATGATTATGACAATGGGAAAACCATATCGGATGAAAAGCGAAAATTTCTTCAACTTATTCCATACGGAAAGGCTTTATTTGAAGCTATTAAGCTCTATCATTGCGTATTATATTTAGCCGGGAAGAGCTCAACACACTCGCCGGTCCTGTGGTGGTTGGGATTGACTCTTACTTATCTAACGGAAGAAGAAGAATCCTGGACGCTCAAGGATGTTTTATCGGGACAAGTAAA ATTAGCAACAATCTGGAGCATATTCCTGTTGAAGTCACTTGAACTATCTGCTTTTTTCCTGCAATTTATCGAGTGGTGGCAAAACGAAGCCAATATGGGTGATTTATCTAGGTTACCTGTTCCAGAAGCACCGGAAACAGACTTAAATAGTGAAAGATATAAGAACATTTGTCCTCTGTGTCTTCAAAAATGGATAGTACCGACAGCAGTATCGGTCTCTGG GTACGTATACTGCTACCAATGTATCATAACCTATGTACAACAAAAGAAGCAGTGCGCTGTGTCTAAATACCCAGCAACGATAAACGATTTAGTGCGAGTTTTCGATGACGATGAATGA
- the LOC128733860 gene encoding peroxisome assembly protein 12-A isoform X2, which produces MAAKGAHITQNIETRPSIFEVVAADSLNATFYPALKKFLATIKPNTFGYLLRYYDEIYALFNCIVQSYYLRNKGGSLAEIFYGLTRISKRTLSFNQNRERWSLVCLVIAPYFYNKIKQMLQEWKNDYDNGKTISDEKRKFLQLIPYGKALFEAIKLYHCVLYLAGKSSTHSPVLWWLGLTLTYLTEEEESWTLKDVLSGQVKLATIWSIFLLKSLELSAFFLQFIEWWQNEANMGDLSRLPVPEAPETDLNSERYKNICPLCLQKWIVPTAVSVSGYVYCYQCIITYVQQKKQCAVSKYPATINDLVRVFDDDE; this is translated from the exons atGGCTGCAAAAGGCGCGCATATAACGCAAAATATTGAAACACGTCCGTCGATATTTGAAGTTGTAGCTGCAGATTCACTGAATGCAACTTTTTATCCAGCTCTAAAAAAA TTTCTAGCAACTATCAAGCCCAATACCTTCGGCTATTTACTGAGGTATTACGATGAAATATATGCATTGTTTAATTGCATCGTACAAAGTTATTACCTGCGAAACAAGGGCGGTTCATTGGCAGAAATATTTTACGGTTTAACGCGGATTTCAAAGAGAACATTGAGTTTCAATCAAAATAGGGAGCGGTGGTCTTTAGTATGCTTAGTCATAGCACCAtatttttacaacaaaattaagCAAATGTTACAGGAATGGAAAAATGATTATGACAATGGGAAAACCATATCGGATGAAAAGCGAAAATTTCTTCAACTTATTCCATACGGAAAGGCTTTATTTGAAGCTATTAAGCTCTATCATTGCGTATTATATTTAGCCGGGAAGAGCTCAACACACTCGCCGGTCCTGTGGTGGTTGGGATTGACTCTTACTTATCTAACGGAAGAAGAAGAATCCTGGACGCTCAAGGATGTTTTATCGGGACAAGTAAA ATTAGCAACAATCTGGAGCATATTCCTGTTGAAGTCACTTGAACTATCTGCTTTTTTCCTGCAATTTATCGAGTGGTGGCAAAACGAAGCCAATATGGGTGATTTATCTAGGTTACCTGTTCCAGAAGCACCGGAAACAGACTTAAATAGTGAAAGATATAAGAACATTTGTCCTCTGTGTCTTCAAAAATGGATAGTACCGACAGCAGTATCGGTCTCTGG GTACGTATACTGCTACCAATGTATCATAACCTATGTACAACAAAAGAAGCAGTGCGCTGTGTCTAAATACCCAGCAACGATAAACGATTTAGTGCGAGTTTTCGATGACGATGAATGA
- the LOC128733863 gene encoding serine/arginine-rich splicing factor 1A, with the protein MSSHGRNECRIYVGNLPPDIRTKDIQDLFHKFGKVTFVDLKNRRGPPFAFVEFEDNRDADDAVKARDGYDYDGYRLRVEFPRGGGPGSYRGSRGGTSDRGSGRDRNNRGPPARRSQFRVMVTGLPASGSWQDLKDHMREAGDVCFADVYKDGTGVVEFLRHEDMKYAIKKLDDSRFRSHEGEVAYIRVREDSSDDRRGGEHRDRSYSPRRRRGTPTYSPVQRSFSRSRSRSFNY; encoded by the exons ATGTCCTCCCATGGTCGCAACGAGTGTCGAATCTATGTCGGCAATTTACCTCCAGATATACGCACTAAGGACATTCAAGATTTGTTTCACAAGTTTGGAAAAGTTACATTCGTTGATTTAAAAAACCGCCGCGGGCCGCCATTTGCTTTTGTGGAATTTGAAGATAATCG AGATGCGGATGACGCAGTAAAAGCACGCGATGGCTACGATTATGACGGGTATAGACTTCGAGTGGAGTTTCCGCGTGGCGGAGGTCCCGGTAGTTATCGCGGAAGCCGTGGTGGAACCAGTGACCGAGGTAGTGGCAGGGATAGAAATAATCGTGGTCCACCGGCCAGACGGTCGCAGTTCCGAGTTATGGTGACAGGTCTGCCGGCATCCGGCTCGTGGCAGGATCTCAAGGACCATATGAGAGAGGCCGGCGACGTTTGTTTTGCCGATGTATATAAAGACGGAACTGGAGTTGTAGAATTCTTACGCCATGAAGATATGAAGTATGCCATAAAAAAACTTGACGATTCCCGGTTCCGTTCTCATGAG GGAGAAGTAGCATACATCCGTGTGCGTGAAGATTCCTCCGACGATCGACGTGGCGGCGAACATCGTGATCG GTCTTACTCACCTCGCAGACGCCGTGGCACACCAACTTATTCTCCAGTTCAACGAAGCTTTTCACGGTCCCGTTCTCGCTCTTTCAATTACTAG